In the Armatimonadota bacterium genome, AGATAATCAGGAATTGGAATGCCAAGGCAATCGGCGTCCACAAGAAACGCCTCCGCTGCAGCCAACGTGTGCGAAGTTGATCTTCTACGCCATCGACAAGAACGATTACCTCGCTCGGCTCGTCCAGCGATTTCGCCACGCGGAGCGCTTCCCGGCGCGAGTAAGGACCGTGTATGACGCCTGATGACAATTTAACTCCGTAGTCCATACGCCTTTGGCTCTAAAGGTACCCATTTTGTGGACGCACCAAGCTAACCTGACCAGATAACCCAAGCACAAGGTCGACGGTTCGGCCGCAAACCCGCAAAAAGCGCGCCGCATCGCCCAGCGACCTAATACTTGACAAAGTATTCCAGTATAATGAGGTCAGCCATCGATATCCGGTGGCTGAGTTAGCTGTGAAAGAATCTCCCGCATACGAATCCGACGACGAACTACTTGAAAGCGTAGCAGAGGGCGAGTACAAGTGGGGCTTCGTGTCGGACGTGGAGTCTGACACCCTCCCTCCCGGCCTCAACGAAGACACCGTCCGGTTCATCTCCGCCAAGAAGGAGGAGCCGCAGTGGATGCTCGATTTCCGGCTGAAGGCGTTCGCGAAGTTCCAGACCATGTCCCTGCCCAAGTGGCCGAACATCACCTACAAGCTACCGGACCTTCAGAAGATCAGCTTCTACTCGGAGCCGAAGCAGAAGCCGACGCTCGATTCGCTCGACGACGCTGATCCAGAGCTCATCCGCACGTTTGAGAAGCTCGGAATCCCCCTCCAGGAGCAGAAGATGCTGGCGGGCGTCGCTGTGGACGCGGTGTTCGACTCTGTGTCCGTGGCCACCACCTTCAAAGACAAGCTTGCGGAGGACGGCATCATCTTCTGCCCGATCAGCGAGGCGATCCGCGAGCACCCTGAGCTTGTCCAAAAGTATCTCGGCTCGGTCGTTCCTTATAGCGACAACTACTTCGCAACCCTGAACACCGCCGTGTTCTCGGACGGCTCGTTCGTCTATGTGCCGAAGGGCGTTCGTTGTCCGATGGAGCTGTCCACGTACTTCCGGATCAACGCGATGAACACCGGTCAGTTCGAGCGCACGCTGATCATCTGCGATGAAGGCGCTTACGTCTCGTATCTCGAAGGGTGCACCGCGCCGATGCGCGACGAGAACCAGCTGCACGCCGCGGTGGTGGAGCTTGTGGCCTTGACGGACGCGACGATCAAGTATTCGACCGTGCAAAACTGGTACCCCGGCGACCCGAAAACCGGCAAGGGCGGCATCTTCAACTTCGTCACCAAGCGCGGAATCTGCAAGGGCGACCGCTCTAAGATCACCTGGACGCAGGTCGAGACCGGGTCGGCGATCACCTGGAAGTACCCGTCTTGCATCTTGAAAGGCGACGACTCGATCGGCGAGTTTTACTCCGTCGCCTTGACTGCGAACCACCAGCAGGCCGACACCGGCACCAAGATGATCCACATCGGCAAGCGCACCAAATCGACTATCGTGTCAAAGGGTATTGCCGCCGGGTTCGGACAGAACACCTACCGCGGGCTGGTCAAGATCAACGCCGGCGCGGACAACGCGCGGAACTACTCGGTCTGCGACTCGATGCTGATGGGCGACCGCTGCGGCGCGCACACTTTCCCTTATATCGAGGTCAAGAACAACACCGCCAAAATGGAGCACGAAGCGACAACCTCCAAGATCGGCGAGGATCAGATGTTCTACTTCGCTCAGCGTGGGATTTCCGAAGAGGACGCCGTGAACATGATCGTGTCGGGCTTCTGCAAGGACGTGTTCCAGATCCTTCCGATGGAATTTGCTGTGGAGGCGCAGGCTTTGTTGGCGATCAGTCTGGAAGGAAGCGTCGGCTAGACTCGTTGTCGCCGTAGACGAGGCGGTCCGCCGCGCGTAAAG is a window encoding:
- the sufB gene encoding Fe-S cluster assembly protein SufB; translation: MKESPAYESDDELLESVAEGEYKWGFVSDVESDTLPPGLNEDTVRFISAKKEEPQWMLDFRLKAFAKFQTMSLPKWPNITYKLPDLQKISFYSEPKQKPTLDSLDDADPELIRTFEKLGIPLQEQKMLAGVAVDAVFDSVSVATTFKDKLAEDGIIFCPISEAIREHPELVQKYLGSVVPYSDNYFATLNTAVFSDGSFVYVPKGVRCPMELSTYFRINAMNTGQFERTLIICDEGAYVSYLEGCTAPMRDENQLHAAVVELVALTDATIKYSTVQNWYPGDPKTGKGGIFNFVTKRGICKGDRSKITWTQVETGSAITWKYPSCILKGDDSIGEFYSVALTANHQQADTGTKMIHIGKRTKSTIVSKGIAAGFGQNTYRGLVKINAGADNARNYSVCDSMLMGDRCGAHTFPYIEVKNNTAKMEHEATTSKIGEDQMFYFAQRGISEEDAVNMIVSGFCKDVFQILPMEFAVEAQALLAISLEGSVG